AGCTTTCAAAACTGGTTCACGTCCAAAATTTCAAAACATCAAAGTTAATAAATACGCCATAGACAAGAAAAATGAATAAGTTTTTTCTTCATTCAGTATCGGAATGGCTCCGCCGCATCCCTCGCCACAAGGAGATGGCGAACTCCGCCACTCGGGAGGGCTTCGTGGACCTACCGCTGGACGCAGCCGCGTGGCTCCTGCACTTTAAGAGCCAGAACCAGGCGCTGCTTAAGCACCCAGATGTaagataaacaaaataaaatatttatttgtttatttaaactttattgcacaaaatatatacaaccaTCTagaaatggcggacttaatgccaaatggcattctctaccagtcataAGGCCAGACAGAGACACctacaattggtgcagagagaaaTATGTTCAATGAATTTAAAAAAGCAAACCATACTTAAAATATCAACCgcccagtggcgccctcattaggggaattgtgttttctaataaaccaattaatatcTGTATAAATCAGTTTGtacattaatattgttgtcctacagattccccaacttttggtctttgttaTCGTGTGTGCCAGCCGTTTTCACGCAGAAACTCAGGagttttcaaattttaattACCGTCCGCATTATCACTAAAAACTAATTTACTATTTCCTTCATttaaaaattatctttttttacaGTTGGTCCTCTCAAAAGAATACGTGTGGAGCAAACGCGAGAAGACCGAAGCGGGGGCGCCACTATCGCAACTAGTCGAACATGGAATCAACAGAGTCAAATACGCTTGTGACGTCATAGATGCGCTGATTCAAGAAATTAAACTGCTGTCTAGCAGTAAGCGGTGAGAACTGAACTCtgtatgttcgaattggcctactGGACTTGAAAACACACTATTAAATGTCAGAACAGATAGAGATATCGACTTTAgtcttatagtattttatgcaaccgttgtttaagagaggtcaaaaaaggcgagtggcgtgagtaacaatttgaggcgaagccgaaaattgttaaaaaagacgccacgagtattttttgactcagttaaacaacgttgcatacaatactttttctacgaccaagcacttactttgaaattcaattgtaaatttaacaaatatatttcattcaagaagtagcaaaaattgaGGGAACGGgcggaaaagaatgaatgaaataaaataaaaaacgtgtctatggttcacttatttgtcagagatgacatttaatttaaggttggcaacaatgtatttcattcaatattttttaagtggtcatcacacgaagtatcgaaaaagtgccaaaaagatactgcgtgtatgcaaaaatccttttttggggaatagactaaagacttgtcttgacaactataaggtagggttttaaagatgtgtgcacggccctttaaatgacaaataaaagtacaggagtagaaaaaaatgtaaataacgaTTGCACACTTCTTATTTACACAAGTTAATAATCACAACTGTTATTTTAGTAACCAGTGATACTcaaaaataactaaattacaCTGAATTGGTTGATAAAAGAAATGCCTACAAACAATCTCTAGCTATATTTTACGTCGACCAAACGCTAGCGCGATCTATCTCCATCCCGGCGCCATCTTACGGAGAATTGTGTAACTAATAAAATAGAATGAAACTCCTTACTTACTTGTACCCCTTACTAGTTACTATCAATTTAAATTGTTTCATAAATTAAATCAAATTCCATTAATTACAGTTGCAAAACATTCGTTGCCGTGGACGGTTTCAACGGGTTCTTCTATCCGCTGACGCGGCTGCGGACCCCGAGCAAGCGAGAGGTCAAGCCCGAGGAGGTCACGCTCACCACCTCCTTCTTACACCTCACCACCAACGACTGGGTATGTTCACTTTTCACTTgctaatttaggtacctacctatagctgatggtcaagcaaatcttgtcagtaaaaaatagatatcccttcacgcctacatttttcaaatttgccgcctttttctactgacaagatctgcttgaccaagtatacttaagtactttttttaatttctaggtAGACCACGCCTAACTAAAACTGGCACATTGtgaaaagaaatgtataacaaTAGAATAAACAATGATTAAAATAAATCGTAATTGGTACATACATACTAAAgcagtgtttttcaaagatATGGAGGTCGCATAagctttataattattaaaaaaaaacaatacaggtTACGAAATATAGGGAAAGGTCAGGGggtcatgaaaataattaaagttgtataataatatttcctACCAGTATACCGCTTTTCGAAGCCCTATACTCATATACTACTTCTTTCCTCAGAGCAATGGCGTAGTTGTGGTGACAGCGGACCAGCTGGCGGTTCCCGATGACCACCAAGAGTCATATCTACCCAAATACTTGCTCTACAAAAAGGTTTGTATTTCCGACATTAGGTATGCTTCAACGGCAACCGTGCGAGCCAATGTccatagcttgccgcgcgatatggagacaggGCTTTATAAGAATTGCGATTCATTTTTACTATAACCAcagtataaataatagtactaagtacagaagacccactctcttaacaaaacgcgtctgttacgatcagcacagatatggccgctaggtggcgacagcgccacgcgcggcttatagctttccccaaaattggggccgaacggatgtacttttgtACTTTTagttacctgtagcaaagcgacgaaatcgcatagtgagccacgcctgctataaCAATATTATGATTCGTGATTATACCTGAGTATTcctaaattaataattctggtaGAACTAGTTTTCAGAAGTATCCTATAATTCCAGGGCTTCGAGCACTTAGACCCCTTCATCCCAGTGGAAGTGGGCAGGTACTCAGAGAAGGAGTTCCTCTCCTGCGCCAGCTACTACCGCGACCGGCTCTGGCTGCGCGGCCCCGAGGAGGTGGAGACGGAGCTGAAGTTTGTCAGTGCTAGCAACCCTTATAGGTTTATGGAGCTGTGTGCCCCGttataaagttttaatttaggataatattatatttgtatgtagatatttattactgtggttttatttattgtaatactAACAAGTGTTCCTGTTTTTGTTTGGGTATGATTGTTAAGATCCCAACCTTGTTTTCTAAAAGTAAGCAGgcaagtatggactttatactACTGTATGACattaaaatagtttatttttagaaaaaagcTTAAAACTAAGCTAGGCAATTTGTTAAATTTGACTCTTGCATATTACAGTCATggtcaggcctcggagtttttttagcacggtaagactaaggagagctatggagtctttgttaacattaaaattaagttcatactcatactcatcctcattaattaagtacaagtaaattatgtacagctctagacctaataaatatcagcgatcatcacaataacgaaatacgtaactatatattcatgacataatgtgacatctgatttactcatacacatatttaggtaaagaggtttaatcataagtggcctcGGTATTATACTCTAACTCTTCATAGGGTTCTATCCAGCGCTGTATAAACGAAGAACGTTGGCGAGATTTTGTATTGTGTAGAATGCTGTTGACATGCTTTAATATAAAAGTGTGTCTTAATTGCGTGAGATGTACGTCACAAGACACACACATTACTACACATTTTTCGTGATCGTATATAAGATCTTTGTACGGTTCAATCCAGTGCAaaatttcagatatttgtggatccgtcataatgaaatcagcaatttattccgaaatttgccttaaatgaatatattgaagtaacaaatcaaacgtcttaatatgttgatacatgacatatgatgtcattaagtgcattatctaaagtggccagtgacaacgtatagttccttatcttaacagtaattatagtatgtaggtacgttaagtacttaaataaaatattggagcgatgacactgcaatatgggtaatataataatattaacatacacatatacatattattacttttttataatataacatttaattaaatatatgtaaacagaattaattacatataagtagtctaagtatttataaaacgattcggacgaacttaattaatgaggatgagtatgagtatgaatttaattttaatgttaacaaagactccatagctctccttagtcttaccgtgctaaaaaaactccgaggcctggtcATGGTAGTCTAAATACTCTAAATGATGAACAGACgttgattttaataatttattttgctgATCGAATTACAATATATCTACAGTACCCTTAACCGAAACCTAAACATCATAGCCGACAAAGTGGCGCTTGCCGATGCATTCTCCGATGTAGAACCAGAACAGCACCTCCATGCCGACGAGCGTGTTCAGGGTGGCCTCCTTCACGGTCTGGTTCTTCCAGGCGCCCGACTTGGCAGTGGAGAGGAGTTTGCCGATGCCTGACTTGATCTGAGGGATCTCGCTCAGTTTGGGAGGCGCCAGCTCTACCTTGGCGTATTTCATGAAAATGGCAAACTTAGGTCGCGCGCTGGCGATGGCATCTGGAAAATGATAAGCTCTTGTGAGAATGTTAGACTTAGGATAGGGGGTAGGGAACTATTTACACATAACCTCAAATCTGTTTAAGAATATCGATTAGTTTACAAttatacaagttttattttgtgaTAACTCTCGAATCTCTCATTACGGCCATTTCGTAAGTATTAGTAAATTGTGACCTGCGACcttcatttattaaatttatattagaATTATTACATAACTGATGCGACCAAAACATTGAACAAATAGTATTATTGGTATAATATACCGTAAATATTGTACACTTACTGTTAATCAACGCGCTGGCCATTTCGGTAggatttaattaaaacagatgaGGAGGCAGACTGATTTGAAACCAAATTTTTGGTTTTGGAATGGAAGTTGATCAGATTTGTCCTGTCAAAATCAGACAGAAGGGCGATGGCCGCCAGTAGCCGTCAATGCGTGTCTCGAATAGGTTCTAAAGTTTGAGTAGACCGAATTTTttacatatagtttgtcaaagaaccGTCTttttttcaaacatagacagagagaatcatactatctttgtctttagtactagcacccaaaagaaaaggatgagtacagtttttttagttcttatttactgacaaattgtttgaccaactatataaaaAAGTTGACGATAGTCtatgactaaatatttttttctactggcAACTTTTGTTGCTACGTCGATCGTTTCTGTCAAGCTTTGCCGGCGATGAattcgtttttatttattttctaagaaGAAAGTTAAAGGAATCCCGGAAATAAT
This region of Cydia amplana chromosome 4, ilCydAmpl1.1, whole genome shotgun sequence genomic DNA includes:
- the LOC134647413 gene encoding ATP synthase subunit g, mitochondrial, with translation MASALINNAIASARPKFAIFMKYAKVELAPPKLSEIPQIKSGIGKLLSTAKSGAWKNQTVKEATLNTLVGMEVLFWFYIGECIGKRHFVGYDV
- the LOC134647691 gene encoding small ribosomal subunit protein mS29, with product MLSRNWRHLCRRYSQAVNFRTSEASPSQHNDNQIGMFYTVKPEVVKQLFGQGGFPKSFQKQNKTFTEASIMVRRPALDIMECIKATDFDKPVIRYVLYGEKGSGKSLTMAHLLHYAHTEGYLIVHVPWVSEWLRRIPRHKEMANSATREGFVDLPLDAAAWLLHFKSQNQALLKHPDLVLSKEYVWSKREKTEAGAPLSQLVEHGINRVKYACDVIDALIQEIKLLSSSKRCKTFVAVDGFNGFFYPLTRLRTPSKREVKPEEVTLTTSFLHLTTNDWSNGVVVVTADQLAVPDDHQESYLPKYLLYKKGFEHLDPFIPVEVGRYSEKEFLSCASYYRDRLWLRGPEEVETELKFVSASNPYRFMELCAPL